The Toxorhynchites rutilus septentrionalis strain SRP chromosome 3, ASM2978413v1, whole genome shotgun sequence genome includes a region encoding these proteins:
- the LOC129778143 gene encoding mitochondrial import inner membrane translocase subunit Tim21 translates to MSFLALRPLLLRSRFITFSLTRATSVVGQTRGHADDKRSPGTASLSASSHRTDLSTDVRPLGERVKENTKTASYMGVIVLGVGVTGALFYVIFRELFSSNSPNNIYTEALERVKSEARVKDALGAPIKGFGEESRRGRRTHVAHTSYIKDGVQYLRMQFYVQGIRNKATVHLEKKMNESGDYDYRYLFVQLDYYPHTTIVLEDNRLQQDSLRKSNSLQPIL, encoded by the exons ATGTCCTTTCTAGCACTTCGCCCATTGTTGCTAAGAAGTCGCTTCATAACATTTTCGCTCACACGAGCTACCTCAGTTGTCGGGCAAACCCGTGGCCATGCGGACGACAAACGATCGCCTGGGACAGCTTCACTTTCGGCGTCCTCTCATCGGACCGACTTATCGACTGATGTCCGGCCACTCGGAGAACGAGTGAAGGAGAACACCAAAACTGCCAGCTATATGGGAGTCATTGTGTTGGGGGTTGGTGTGACCGGGGCTCTATTTTACGTCATCTTCCGTGAGCTGTTTTCCTCCAACAGTCCAAATAATATCTACACGGAAGCGTTAGAGCGAGTGAAGAGTGAAGCTAGGGTCAAGGATGCTTTGGGAGCACCGATAAAAGGTTTTGGCGAGGAAAGTAGGCGGGGTCGAAGGACACATGTTGCCCATACCTCGTACATAAAGGATGGAGTACAATACTTGCGAATGCAGTTCTATGTGCAGGGCATAAGGAATAAAGCGACGGTGCATTTGGAGAAGAAAATG AATGAGTCCGGTGATTATGATTATCGATATCTGTTCGTTCAGTTGGATTATTATCCTCACACCACTATTGTTCTCGAGGATAATCGACTCCAGCAGGATAGTTTAAGGAAGAGCAACAGCTTGCAACCGATTTTATGA
- the LOC129777614 gene encoding uncharacterized protein LOC129777614 isoform X1 — protein sequence MKLFILHRKVIYIEYRNRICSFSTFFIATVVLLSFILPYCVLKFINPGALWDRYRLVYEQPDVQFTYRYLFLAEMNRLEGSNEIITCSSFESYNALTEERQECTSIKVTEHDSNVDGKTDILKASVSFNLPDDSLGLAFYSLYFFLETSLESNCRFLIPTFISLNKLSPPVAPFTSGTIHHAGHLEASQMVSLQCPFFMRNIKTHFSHNYFPNENFTSVEDFLPESIQNKIESSNAAHFHLGQRKIHWKRDGSGEITISVEVLIGREDSRHTALLYNSSIWQMVAQFWVQYFSVLAVSFWIANRVKDWLFESSTIRAMEIVPWKEKMKVM from the exons ATGAAACTTTTCATTCTCCATAGAAAAGTAATTTATATTGAGTATCGGAACCGCATTTGCtcattttcaacttttttcatcGCCACCGTAGTTTTACTTTCATTCATCCTTCCCTATTGTGTTCTGAAATTCATTAATCCTGGTGCTCTCTGGGATCGATACCGCCTTGTGTATGAACAACCTGACGTGCAATTCACTTATCGCTATTTATTCCTGGCGGAAATGAATCGTCTCGAGGGAAGCAATGAGATCATTACGTGTAGCTCATTTGAATCATACAATGCGCTTACCGAAGAACGCCAGGAATGCACTTCGATAAAG GTAACAGAACATGATAGCAACGTGGATGGAAAAACCGATATACTCAAAGCGTCTGTTAGCTTTAATCTGCCGGATGATTCTCTTGGGTTGGCATTTTATTCTTTATATTTCTTCCTGGAAACAAGTCTAGAG AGTAATTGCCGATTCTTAATTCCAACGTTTATATCTCTAAACAAGCTCTCTCCACCCGTGGCTCCGTTCACGTCAGGAACAATTCACCACGCTGGTCACCTGGAAGCCAGTCAGATGGTTTCTCTCCAGTGTCCGTTTTTCATGCGAAACATCAAAACCCACTTCAGTCACAATTACTTTCCGAACGAAAATTTTACATCGGTGGAAGATTTCCTCCCGGAAtcgatacaaaacaaaattgaatcCTCTAACGCGGCCCATTTTCATCTTGGCCAGCGGAAAATCCACTGGAAACGGGATGGTTCCGGGGAGATCACAATAAGCGTCGAAGTGctgattgggagagaagataGCAGACACACGGCGTTGCTTTATAACTCCTCGATATGGCAAATGGTTGCTCAGTTCTGGGTGCAGTATTTTTCGGTGCTAGCGGTGTCATTTTGGATCGCCAACAGAGTGAAAGATTGGTTATTTGAAAGTTCTACTATCAGAGCGATGGAAATTGTACCATGGAAGGAAAAGATGAAAGTGATGTAA
- the LOC129777614 gene encoding uncharacterized protein LOC129777614 isoform X2 has product MNRLEGSNEIITCSSFESYNALTEERQECTSIKVTEHDSNVDGKTDILKASVSFNLPDDSLGLAFYSLYFFLETSLESNCRFLIPTFISLNKLSPPVAPFTSGTIHHAGHLEASQMVSLQCPFFMRNIKTHFSHNYFPNENFTSVEDFLPESIQNKIESSNAAHFHLGQRKIHWKRDGSGEITISVEVLIGREDSRHTALLYNSSIWQMVAQFWVQYFSVLAVSFWIANRVKDWLFESSTIRAMEIVPWKEKMKVM; this is encoded by the exons ATGAATCGTCTCGAGGGAAGCAATGAGATCATTACGTGTAGCTCATTTGAATCATACAATGCGCTTACCGAAGAACGCCAGGAATGCACTTCGATAAAG GTAACAGAACATGATAGCAACGTGGATGGAAAAACCGATATACTCAAAGCGTCTGTTAGCTTTAATCTGCCGGATGATTCTCTTGGGTTGGCATTTTATTCTTTATATTTCTTCCTGGAAACAAGTCTAGAG AGTAATTGCCGATTCTTAATTCCAACGTTTATATCTCTAAACAAGCTCTCTCCACCCGTGGCTCCGTTCACGTCAGGAACAATTCACCACGCTGGTCACCTGGAAGCCAGTCAGATGGTTTCTCTCCAGTGTCCGTTTTTCATGCGAAACATCAAAACCCACTTCAGTCACAATTACTTTCCGAACGAAAATTTTACATCGGTGGAAGATTTCCTCCCGGAAtcgatacaaaacaaaattgaatcCTCTAACGCGGCCCATTTTCATCTTGGCCAGCGGAAAATCCACTGGAAACGGGATGGTTCCGGGGAGATCACAATAAGCGTCGAAGTGctgattgggagagaagataGCAGACACACGGCGTTGCTTTATAACTCCTCGATATGGCAAATGGTTGCTCAGTTCTGGGTGCAGTATTTTTCGGTGCTAGCGGTGTCATTTTGGATCGCCAACAGAGTGAAAGATTGGTTATTTGAAAGTTCTACTATCAGAGCGATGGAAATTGTACCATGGAAGGAAAAGATGAAAGTGATGTAA